DNA from Mucilaginibacter mallensis:
CAGTACCGTGATTATTTACCAGCAGATCAGGTTTGCTAAGGACAGGCCCACAGGTTATAGTATAGACCGCTTGGTAGCAACGGATTTGAACGATGACCTTGACCATAACTATATAGCGCTAAAGAACGAGCTTTTGCAAAGCGGCCTGGTGCAATCGGCTACCACGGCTACAAGCCCGGCTACCGATGTTACTTCGCATAGCGATATTGATCACTGGCCCGGTAAACTACCCGGCGAAACCGTTGAGATGGGTAATATAGGCGTATCTGATGATTACTTTAAAACCCTGGGCATGAAAATTATTGCCGGCAGGGATTTTCTGCCCGGTGCAAAAACCGACTCCAGTAATGTGGTATTGAACGAGGCTGCTGTTAAGCGCCTGCGTTTAAAAGATCCGGTGAATCAAATATTGGTGGATGGAAAACAGCAGCTCCGGATTGTTGGTGTCGTAAAGGATGCGCTGATGATCTCACCCTTTGCCCCGGCCGATCCTACTTTGTTTTTCCCTGGTAAAGGCGGAAACATGATCTATAAATTGTCGCCCAATGTACCAACCCATGAAGCCGTTGAAAAAATAACCGCCATTTTTAATAAATATAACCCAGGCTTCCCATTTGATTACCGGTTTGTTGATGATGTTTATAACAAAAAATTCCAGCTTGAAATGCTGATCGGGAAGCTATCAGGCATATTCGCGGGGCTGGCTATTTTTATTTCTTGCCTGGGTTTATTTGGCCTTGCAGCGTTTGTGGCAGAACAGCGTGCCAAGGAAATAGGCATTCGTAAAGTACTTGGCGCTACCATAGTGCAGGTGTGGCTATTGCTTTCAAAAGATTTTATTTTACTGGTGATGATCAGCTGCATTATTGCCTCGCCACTGGCCTATTACTTTTTACAGCATTGGTTAATGAAATACGATTATCGCATCAGCATTGGCCCGGGCGTATTTCTGGTGTCGGCATTATTGGCTATCATTATTACGCTGGCTACAATCAGTTTCCAGGCAATAAAAGCCGCGTTAATGAACCCGGTGAAAAGTTTGAAGAGCGAATAGTAAACTCAGCAGTGTAAAAAACTCAAAAAACCAAACGTCATCATTGAGGAACGAAGCAATCCCTCGCCTTGTACAGTCTGCGATTGCTTCGCCTCCGCTCCCGCAAGCGTCCCGCTTGTGGTTTAACAGCAACTGTCCGTCGAAATAGCCACAAGCGGGACGCTTGCGGGAGCGGGGGACCACGTCATTGCCAAGAAGGAATGATGTGCGGAGAGAGTTGTTTATCTTTATTTCCCTACCACTAGCACCTGGAAAGTACCCGGGATAATAGAAGGCCTGAAAGCCCCCGCTTTTTTAGGTGCAAAATCTCCTGTTGGTAAGTAAACCAAATGGGTGATCTGATCAACCGCATTGGTGCGGGCACCTTTTTTTGTTTGTAAATTTTCAACAACCGTAAACTTATCAGCCGACCATTCTTTAATAATTGTTAAAGTACCATCACCATTTGACGAATAAACTGTTTTAAGCTTTTTATCGAAACCTACTGCATCGCACTCATCGCCGATGGGTATGCTGGTAACCACTTTCCCGTTGGTTGCATCCATCACTATCAATACTTTATTGTCGCAGCCTGCAAATAACCTCATGGTATTTCGATCCATTGATAAACCCGACGCTCTTACTCCAGGCGCTATTGGCCAGGTATTTACTACCTTAAAAGTATTGGCATCAATTACATCTATTTCGCTTTTTTCGGCATTGTTAACATAAATTTTCCCCTTGCCGTCACTTGTAGCCGTTTCTGGCCATCCGCTTAGTTGAATGGTTGCAATTGCCTGATCTGTCGCCGGATCAATAACTGTCATATTCTTGCTTCTGCCATTACAGCTGATCACCTTTTTGGAATAATCATCATACATTATCCCATCAGCAAAAGTACCTGCCGGCACATGAGCAAGTATCTTAAAGGTTTTAAGGTCAAAAACAACCACGCTGTTCGCCGATCCGTTGGTGATATAACCCTTACCCAACTCGTGTACCAATGCAATGCCGTGTACATCTTTATCAGTAGCTATCACGCCTATAGAATCACCGGTGGTTTTATCCAGCACATTTACCTGTGTGCCATGCGAAACATACAGCCGGTTGGAAGCTGAATCGACTGTGGTATAGTCATATCCCCCGCCGCTTTTAATATGAAATGTTTTTAGCACATGATAGCCCGACTTATTTTGTGCAGACGCGGTTACAGCCAAAAAGGCCGAAAATAGTACCGCTACGGTAATGATCTTTTTCATTTTGAGGAACAGGTTAATTGATTTATAAACAATATTAAAAATGAATATTGTTTTTTTTCTGAATGATCCTCCAATAGCCTGAGTTTATAGATGAAGAGGCATTATGGAGCGATAGATTTATAGTTCAAATCAAATTCCCCTTTGCTCCTTTGCTCCCGCAAGCGTCCCGCTTGTGGTTTAACAGAACTGTCCGCCGAAATAGCCACAAGCGGGACGTATTGGGATCATAAGGACAAGATAATCACAAGCGGGACGCTTACGGGAGCATAAGACGCTTGGTGAGGGTGTGTCCTCTTTGGCTTCACATATTGCGCAACAACCGAAACCCCTGATCAGATCCTTTGCCGCTTGCTTCGTAGTTGGACTGGAATGTGGATGCGCAGCAAAAGTCGCCGCCGATCCAACCGCCACCTGTCCAAACTCGTCCCGGCAGATCCTCCGGCCCGTTACTTTCGTGCCAATCCCAGCACCATTCCCTTACATTGCCTGCCATATCGTAAAGGCCTAGTTCGTTGGGTTTCTTGCTGCCCACAGACTTTGTTTTATTGTTGTTTTTCTGCAATACAGGCCAGTTCCAGGCCCCCGTTAAATATTTATCTCCTGAGTTTTTCCAATACCAGGCCACATCATCTATATTATTACTTCCGCTGTAGGTATAGCTTTTGCTCATCTGGCCTCCGCCTGCAGCATATTCCCATTCGGTTTCTGTCGGCAAACGGTAGCCATAGGCATCCGCATTTACGGTTACCGTCCATTTTATACTATCTATATCGTTTGTGTTATTCTGATCCTTTTTATTCTTGTCGATATTATAATATGGCTTTAAGCCTTCTTTTACACTTCTTTTATTACAATACTCCACACAGTCATACCAGCTTACGCTTTCTACAGGCAGATTGTCGCCTATGAACTTTGAGGGATCATTCCCCATTACCGCGGTCCACTCTTTTTGAGTTACCTCATATTTGCCGATATAAAAATCGGCAATGCTTACATTTTTTCCGAAGTATTTTGATTTTGTGTTCACAAAAGTTCCGCCCTTAACTAACACAAAGTCGGCAGGCGCCTTTTGGTTATCCGGTACTTTATGCGAACAAGAGCTGATTACAGCCGTTGTTGGCATTAAAAATAAAATTAATAGTTTCCTCATATAAAATATGTCTTTTAAACCGCCTTGAAGGTTATAGGTGATAAAGATTTATAACTGTATAATATAAAGGCCGGCAGTGATTACCAGCCGGCCTTTATATGTCAATAATCAACGGTTTACCATACGGTTGCGTTTATATAGCCGCTTTTACCACTGTAAGCCTCTAATGCCAATATCTGGTAATTGTAGCTGCCAAAACCCTGCCCGCCATTGCTCTGCCAGTTATTAACGTGGTTAGCCATATTGATGGAGTGGTTTGCCCCGGTTGATGATCCACCCCAGTTATCCAGGTACTGCCAAAATGTTGCAGTACCTTGAATGGAGGGTTGGCTAACCTGCTGGTGCTTGTAAAAGGTGTAGGTGTGCCCATCGCTGCTTACAGTATTTACCTGCGTTCCGGCCACAACAGAGCCTAACTCACACACGTAATATTCTATAAGCGGGCTTGTGGTCCAGCCATAAACGCCTACAAAATTGTAGCTACCGCTAAGTGCACCAACGTTGTACCCGATAGTTTGGGCCGATCCGGGGTTATAGCCTTTACCGGCTACCACATCGCCTACACCACTGTAGGTAACAGAGAAGTTGCCTGCTGAACCATTAGTTAGGCTTGCTGAGCCGGTTGTGTAATAACATTGCCAATAGAAGCCGTTGTTGGTCCCCGTAGAGCTTAGGGCGGTCTGGCCAAACGAAGCCGAGCGCTGCCTGGTAACTGCCGATGCTGAAGTACTGGCGGGTGCCGCTGCGGAACTGCTGTCTTTTTTGCAGCTTGTTAAGATGAATGAGCTTGCAGCAAATACAATGATGGCTGCGCCAAAAGCAGCGTGTTTGGCTGCTTCCGGCAGGAAGTTGTTTTTCTTCATGAAATTGGTTTTTAAGGTGTTATAATTAGTTAAATCAAATGTAATAAAGTGTTTATTAAAATGCAATCGATTGCAATAAAAAATATTAATAAAATGATCTTTAATTGGAATTTAAGGCAAAATAGATAGGCTTTATGCAGTAAATCTATTGTGATTTCTTAATTTTATGCCTATACACATATATTTATATATGGTATCGATTGCATTAATTATCAATAAATAATATATGTTATATTTGATTAACAGTTAATACAGAAAGAGAAGGACTTATATTGAAACAATGATAAAACACACATGAGTGTGATGAATAATTAATTGTAACCTCTGTAAGCCGGCTTTCGTTAAAGTAATGGTTAATGCTGCCTTTTATAACTATCCGGTTGATCCCTTGTCTGAGATTTTTTTTAATTGCACTGCTGCTGGTTGTGCCGTCTGCGTTGCGGGCTCAAAACCAGCAACTGCATTTTGAGCATCTAAGTACCAATAACGGCTTGTCTGAGCGTAACATCAATTGTATTCTCCAGGACAGCAAGGGATTTATGTGGATTGGTACCCGGGATGGTTTAAACCGCTACGATGGTTACCAATTTAAAACCTATCGCAATGATCATTCCGATCCGTATAGCATCAGCAATAACTATATATCTCACCTGGCCGAAGATAAAAACGGTAATATCTGGGTGGCTACAGTTGGCGGCGGGCTGAATAAATTCGACACTAAAACTGATAAATTCTATCATTACCGGCACCAGGATAGTCTGGCTGGCAGTATCGCCAGCGATTTCATCAACAAAATAGCGCTGGATGATGACGGGCATATCTGGCTGGCTACGCAAAAAGACGGCCTGGATAACTTTAACCCGGTAACAGGCAAGGCTGTTCATTACCGCACTAATAGTTCAGATCCGCGCAGCATCAGCGGTAACAATATTTATATCGTATATAAGGACCGGGAAAATAACCTGTGGGCCGGGGAACAGACAGCCGGGCTGAACTTATTTAACCGGCAGCGCGGGAACTTTACACGATTCAGTCATCAGGATAATGTACAGGGCTCCATCTCGGGCGATAATATTACCAGTATTTTTGAGGATGGCGGCCACCATCTGTGGATAGGTACCTCGGGTGCAGGTTTAAACCGTTATGAGGGTAATGGTTTGTTTAAACATTTTGTAAATAATCCGGCTGATAGTTATTCGCTGGTCAATAACAATGTGCAGAGCATAGCCGAAGATAATGTTGGAAATTTATGGATCGGGACGGAAAATGGCGGGGTTTGTATCTTTAGCTATCAACAAAACAAATTCGGCGACTACGCACATGATGATATTGACGCCAGTAGTTTAAGCGGCAACTCAGCCGATGTAATCCTGAAAGATCATTCAGGCAATATGTGGGTTGCCACGTTTGGAGGAGGCATTAATTTATATAAAAAGCGGAAAGAAAACTTTATGCATTATCAGCATAATAGCGATAAGCATAGCCTTTCCAATAATTTTGTGCTTTGCCTTTTTGAGGATTCAGATCATCATTACTGGGTTGGTACGGATGGCGGGGGGATAAATCTTTTTGATAAGGCTACGGGTAGTTTTACAAACTTCACGCATCAGGAGGGTAAAAATAGCTTGTCGGGTAATTATGATCTGGATATTAAAGAAGATGGCCGCAAGCAGTTGTGGATAGGTACCTGGGCCGATGGTTTAAGTGTTTATCAGCTCAATACAAAAACGTTTAAAACATTTAAGCATAATGCAAATGATCCGAATAGTTTAGCGGGTGATAATGTATATACTTTGCTGCCCGTGGCCGGTGACAAGGTATGGATCGGCACGTTTGGCAGCGGGTTGGATCGATATGAGCCGGCGAGCAACACATTTGTCCATTACCGTCATCATGATAATGACCCTCAAAGTGTGGGCAGCGACCGGATCAATTCACTTTTGCAGGATAGTAAAGGGAATTTATGGGTAGGTACAAATGATGCCGGGCTCGACCGCTTTAATCCCGCGACCGGTACTTTTATCCATTTTAAATATAAGGATCAGCAAAACAGCATCAGCAATAATACCGTACTAGCATTGTATGAAGACCATAGGGGCCATATCTGGAGCTGTACTTTCGCCGGGCTCAATGACCTGGATCCCGCCACCGGCCATTTCACCCATTATACAACGGCGAACGGCCTGGCAGATAATTTTACTTATGCAATACTGGAAGATGGGGATCAGCATCTGTGGATCAGCACCAATAAAGGGATCTCCCGTTTTGATCCGGTACACCAAACCTTTAAAAACTTTACAGGGGAAGATGGTTTGCAGGAAGGTGAATTTAAACCACATTCTGCTTTAAAAAGCCATACGGGTGAGCTTTTTTTTGGTGGGATAGATGGCTTTAATCAATTTTACCCGGATAAGGTTAAGGAAAGGCCCTATGATGCGCCGCTGGTACTTACCGGGTTTCTACTGTTTAATGAAACAGTGCAGGCAGGCGCCAAATCTCCCTTAAAACAGGATATCAGCGTTACAAAATCTATTACTTTGCCTTATGACCAAGCTGTTATAAGTTTCGAATTTGCTGCGCTGGACTATGGGGCCGCCACCAAGAAATTTTATGCTTACCGGCTGGAAGGATTTGATAAAAGTTGGAACCTGGTGGGGAATAAAAATTCAGCAACCTATACTAATTTGCCGCCGGGCAACTATGTGCTAAAAGTAAGGGTACAGAATGAAGAAAAACAATGGTCATCTTCTGAGATCCGTTTGTCTTTAACTATTGTTCCGCCGTTTTGGTTAACATGGTGGTTTGAGACTTTAGTTTTTATTGTGGTGATTGCCGGGGTTTACCTGATCTATTACCTGCGGGTAAAAACGATTGTGGCCCAGAAAGCAAAGCTGGAAGAGTTGGTGGAGGAGCGTACCGCGGAGGTTTTGCAGCAGTCGGAAGAATTACAGGCCATTAATGAAGAATTAATGGCACAATCAGACGAACTTGAGCTACAACGTGAACAGGAGCGGGCGGCACGGCAGGATGCAGAGAAGGCGAACCTGGCTAAAAGTGTTTTCTTAGCCAGTATGAGCCACGAGATACGGACCCCGATGAACGGGGTGATAGGTATGGCCTCACTGCTGAATGAAACGCCGCTTAACAGCGAGCAGCAGGAATATACGGATACCATTATCAGGAGCGGCGAAACCCTGATGAATGTGATCAATGATATACTGGATTTTTCAAAGATAGAATCGGGCAAACTGGATATGGAGCAGGAGGACTTTAACCTCCGCAACGCGGTAGAAGAGGTGATGGACCTGTTCGCTCAAAAATCATCAAAGCAGGGGATAGACCTGTTGTATGAGATCGATCATCAGTTACCTGTACAAATTATCGGGGACAGTTTACGACTTAAACAGGTGCTGATAAACCTGATTAATAATGCCATTAAATTTACAGAAAGAGGTGAAGTATTCCTACAGGTTAAACTGAATAAATTGCTCGATAACGATCACCTGGAGATCGGTTTTAGCGTAAAGGATACCGGGATAGGTATTCCGCAACATAAACTTTCAGACCTGTTTAAGCCTTTTTCGCAGGTAGATTCCTCAACTACCCGTAAATATGGGGGGACTGGATTGGGCCTGGTGATCAGTGAGCGGTTAATCAATTTAATGGGAGGTGAGATTCGGGCCGCCAGTGTTTTGGGCGAAGGTTCTACTTTCAGCTTTACAATAACTGCTGTAAAAAGTAATATGGCAGCACCGGTACAG
Protein-coding regions in this window:
- a CDS encoding YncE family protein; amino-acid sequence: MKKIITVAVLFSAFLAVTASAQNKSGYHVLKTFHIKSGGGYDYTTVDSASNRLYVSHGTQVNVLDKTTGDSIGVIATDKDVHGIALVHELGKGYITNGSANSVVVFDLKTFKILAHVPAGTFADGIMYDDYSKKVISCNGRSKNMTVIDPATDQAIATIQLSGWPETATSDGKGKIYVNNAEKSEIDVIDANTFKVVNTWPIAPGVRASGLSMDRNTMRLFAGCDNKVLIVMDATNGKVVTSIPIGDECDAVGFDKKLKTVYSSNGDGTLTIIKEWSADKFTVVENLQTKKGARTNAVDQITHLVYLPTGDFAPKKAGAFRPSIIPGTFQVLVVGK
- a CDS encoding glycoside hydrolase family 11 protein — translated: MKKNNFLPEAAKHAAFGAAIIVFAASSFILTSCKKDSSSAAAPASTSASAVTRQRSASFGQTALSSTGTNNGFYWQCYYTTGSASLTNGSAGNFSVTYSGVGDVVAGKGYNPGSAQTIGYNVGALSGSYNFVGVYGWTTSPLIEYYVCELGSVVAGTQVNTVSSDGHTYTFYKHQQVSQPSIQGTATFWQYLDNWGGSSTGANHSINMANHVNNWQSNGGQGFGSYNYQILALEAYSGKSGYINATVW
- a CDS encoding formylglycine-generating enzyme family protein codes for the protein MRKLLILFLMPTTAVISSCSHKVPDNQKAPADFVLVKGGTFVNTKSKYFGKNVSIADFYIGKYEVTQKEWTAVMGNDPSKFIGDNLPVESVSWYDCVEYCNKRSVKEGLKPYYNIDKNKKDQNNTNDIDSIKWTVTVNADAYGYRLPTETEWEYAAGGGQMSKSYTYSGSNNIDDVAWYWKNSGDKYLTGAWNWPVLQKNNNKTKSVGSKKPNELGLYDMAGNVREWCWDWHESNGPEDLPGRVWTGGGWIGGDFCCASTFQSNYEASGKGSDQGFRLLRNM
- a CDS encoding hybrid sensor histidine kinase/response regulator, producing MLPFITIRLIPCLRFFLIALLLVVPSALRAQNQQLHFEHLSTNNGLSERNINCILQDSKGFMWIGTRDGLNRYDGYQFKTYRNDHSDPYSISNNYISHLAEDKNGNIWVATVGGGLNKFDTKTDKFYHYRHQDSLAGSIASDFINKIALDDDGHIWLATQKDGLDNFNPVTGKAVHYRTNSSDPRSISGNNIYIVYKDRENNLWAGEQTAGLNLFNRQRGNFTRFSHQDNVQGSISGDNITSIFEDGGHHLWIGTSGAGLNRYEGNGLFKHFVNNPADSYSLVNNNVQSIAEDNVGNLWIGTENGGVCIFSYQQNKFGDYAHDDIDASSLSGNSADVILKDHSGNMWVATFGGGINLYKKRKENFMHYQHNSDKHSLSNNFVLCLFEDSDHHYWVGTDGGGINLFDKATGSFTNFTHQEGKNSLSGNYDLDIKEDGRKQLWIGTWADGLSVYQLNTKTFKTFKHNANDPNSLAGDNVYTLLPVAGDKVWIGTFGSGLDRYEPASNTFVHYRHHDNDPQSVGSDRINSLLQDSKGNLWVGTNDAGLDRFNPATGTFIHFKYKDQQNSISNNTVLALYEDHRGHIWSCTFAGLNDLDPATGHFTHYTTANGLADNFTYAILEDGDQHLWISTNKGISRFDPVHQTFKNFTGEDGLQEGEFKPHSALKSHTGELFFGGIDGFNQFYPDKVKERPYDAPLVLTGFLLFNETVQAGAKSPLKQDISVTKSITLPYDQAVISFEFAALDYGAATKKFYAYRLEGFDKSWNLVGNKNSATYTNLPPGNYVLKVRVQNEEKQWSSSEIRLSLTIVPPFWLTWWFETLVFIVVIAGVYLIYYLRVKTIVAQKAKLEELVEERTAEVLQQSEELQAINEELMAQSDELELQREQERAARQDAEKANLAKSVFLASMSHEIRTPMNGVIGMASLLNETPLNSEQQEYTDTIIRSGETLMNVINDILDFSKIESGKLDMEQEDFNLRNAVEEVMDLFAQKSSKQGIDLLYEIDHQLPVQIIGDSLRLKQVLINLINNAIKFTERGEVFLQVKLNKLLDNDHLEIGFSVKDTGIGIPQHKLSDLFKPFSQVDSSTTRKYGGTGLGLVISERLINLMGGEIRAASVLGEGSTFSFTITAVKSNMAAPVQAPLKKAELESRQILIVDDNDTNRLILKTQLELWGCVPLTASSAKEALLLLEAHQHIELVITDMEMPAMDGISFAKIVKDKYSALPIIMLSSIGDESMKKYAGLFSAILVKPVKQKQLFRAIAACFNTAVAVVPAVEEPVRLLAESFAVQYPMKILVAEDNDINKKLIERILSKLGYQAGIVSNGQEVIDQLAIYPYQVILMDIQMPVMDGLEATRIIRSSQAFHPYIIALTANAMPEEREIYLSSGMNEYLSKPMKIERLKDVLILAYEYLMLH